One Corynebacterium appendicis CIP 107643 DNA window includes the following coding sequences:
- a CDS encoding iron ABC transporter ATP-binding protein, protein MIKLSSVQKVYGHDASIGPIDLEIPSGGMTALIGPNGAGKSTLLTIIGRLLEKDSGTVAVGGRDISSIKGKDLAKELSILRQENNFVTKLTVRQLVGFGRFPYSKGRLTSEDEEIISRYIDFLGLTELEGRYLDQLSGGQRQRAYVAMVLAQETEYVLLDEPLNNLDISHSVEMMRHLHDAARDLGRTVIVVLHDINFAARYADHICAVKEGQIVAFGTPEQVIQSQLLTEIFDTDIDVVETSRGPVAAYF, encoded by the coding sequence GTGATCAAACTCTCGTCGGTCCAGAAAGTCTACGGCCATGACGCCTCGATCGGTCCCATTGACCTAGAGATTCCCTCTGGGGGAATGACGGCGCTCATCGGCCCGAACGGCGCCGGCAAGTCGACCTTGCTGACCATCATCGGACGGCTCCTCGAAAAAGACTCCGGAACGGTGGCTGTAGGCGGGCGCGACATTTCGTCCATCAAGGGAAAAGATCTGGCCAAGGAACTGTCGATCCTGCGCCAAGAAAACAACTTCGTCACCAAACTCACCGTGCGCCAACTCGTCGGATTCGGACGATTCCCCTACAGCAAGGGTCGGCTGACCAGTGAGGACGAAGAGATCATTTCGCGCTACATCGACTTCCTCGGGCTCACCGAACTCGAAGGGCGTTATTTGGACCAGCTATCAGGCGGGCAACGGCAACGCGCGTACGTAGCGATGGTGCTCGCCCAAGAAACCGAGTACGTGCTTCTCGACGAACCCCTCAACAACCTCGACATTTCCCACTCGGTGGAGATGATGCGTCATTTGCACGACGCCGCACGCGATCTGGGTCGAACAGTGATCGTCGTTCTGCACGACATCAACTTCGCTGCCCGCTACGCAGATCACATCTGTGCGGTGAAAGAAGGGCAGATCGTGGCCTTCGGCACTCCTGAGCAGGTAATTCAATCGCAGCTTCTGACGGAGATCTTCGACACCGATATCGATGTGGTTGAGACATCGCGGGGGCCGGTTGCCGCGTACTTCTAA
- the smpB gene encoding SsrA-binding protein SmpB, which yields MAKKKKKDGPGVIASNRKARHDYNILDTYEAGVVLVGTEIKSLRDGKASLVEAYATIDDGEVWLRNLHIPEYSMGSWTNHSPRRTRKLLLHRREIDTLEGKVRDGNRTLVPLKLYLKDGRVKVELGLAQGKQDYDRRQDIKKRTEDREIARELGRKFKGIKA from the coding sequence ATGGCGAAGAAAAAGAAGAAGGACGGACCGGGCGTCATCGCGTCCAACCGCAAAGCTCGCCATGACTACAACATCCTCGACACCTACGAGGCCGGCGTCGTCTTGGTGGGCACCGAAATCAAGTCCCTCCGCGACGGCAAGGCTTCGCTCGTCGAGGCGTACGCGACCATCGACGACGGCGAAGTCTGGCTCCGCAATCTCCACATCCCCGAATATTCGATGGGGTCGTGGACGAACCACTCGCCGCGCCGCACCCGCAAGCTGCTGCTGCACCGCCGTGAGATCGACACGCTCGAAGGCAAGGTCCGTGACGGCAACCGCACGCTCGTCCCGCTGAAGCTCTACCTCAAAGACGGCCGCGTCAAGGTCGAGCTCGGCCTCGCGCAGGGTAAGCAGGACTATGATCGCCGCCAGGACATCAAGAAACGCACCGAGGACCGCGAGATCGCGCGCGAACTCGGCCGCAAATTCAAGGGGATCAAGGCATGA
- a CDS encoding ABC transporter permease, with translation MPSRLSTNWALLAGVAVVAALLALSLAVGQYDIRGGADGAEMFWTTRVPRTTALVLSGTAMAMSGMVMQLLTQNRFVEPTTTGTTEWAGLGLMAALYFIPDSSLTVRMLVAVAFAFVGTLVFFAFLRRVALKSSLVVPIIGIMLGAVVSSVSTFFAMQTDLLQSLGVWFAGSYTSIIRGQYEVLWIVAVVVVVVFIFADRLTVAGQGKDVATNVGLNYERVVLLGVALVAVASGVVTVVVGMLPFIGLIVPNLVSMFRGDDLRSNLPWVCLVGIAVVTVCDILGRTIIAPFEIPVSVILGIVGAAVFVILIVRQVKA, from the coding sequence GTGCCGTCCCGCTTATCGACGAATTGGGCTTTGCTGGCGGGTGTCGCCGTAGTCGCCGCACTCTTGGCGTTATCGCTGGCAGTGGGGCAGTACGACATTCGCGGCGGCGCCGACGGCGCCGAAATGTTCTGGACCACACGCGTGCCCCGCACTACCGCTCTCGTCCTTTCCGGAACAGCGATGGCGATGAGCGGAATGGTCATGCAGCTGCTCACCCAGAACCGCTTCGTCGAGCCCACCACGACCGGCACGACTGAGTGGGCCGGCCTCGGGCTGATGGCCGCTTTGTACTTCATCCCGGATTCGTCGTTGACCGTTCGTATGCTCGTTGCAGTGGCATTCGCTTTCGTGGGGACGCTAGTGTTCTTCGCTTTCTTGCGACGCGTGGCGTTGAAATCGTCGCTGGTCGTGCCCATCATCGGCATCATGCTGGGAGCTGTGGTCAGTTCAGTGTCGACCTTCTTCGCCATGCAGACCGACCTGCTCCAATCGCTCGGGGTCTGGTTCGCTGGTTCGTACACCTCCATCATCCGCGGCCAGTACGAAGTCCTGTGGATCGTCGCCGTTGTCGTGGTGGTCGTGTTCATCTTCGCTGACAGGCTCACTGTGGCAGGGCAAGGTAAAGACGTCGCCACCAATGTCGGGTTGAACTACGAGCGGGTCGTGCTGCTCGGCGTCGCGCTGGTGGCCGTCGCCTCCGGCGTGGTCACCGTTGTGGTGGGCATGCTGCCGTTCATCGGGCTGATCGTGCCGAACCTCGTGTCGATGTTCCGCGGCGACGACCTGCGCTCCAACTTGCCCTGGGTCTGCCTGGTCGGCATCGCAGTTGTCACCGTTTGCGACATCCTGGGCCGGACCATTATCGCGCCGTTCGAGATACCTGTCTCGGTCATTCTCGGCATCGTCGGTGCCGCAGTTTTCGTGATTCTCATCGTCAGGCAGGTGAAAGCGTGA
- a CDS encoding SDR family oxidoreductase has translation MKTALITGASRGIGRAIAEELGKDHHILVGASTDASEVVDKLPSAEPFEVDLRDEQAIVEAARTVENVDVVVHAAGVLHKAPFDELDAEQWRETMDINVLAPVTLTRELLPALRRSRGLLITINSGAGFHGVEENTAYCASKFALRGFTDALRLEEKGRIRVTSIHPGRTDTDMLADPKHGDRPKMDPGNVARAVRLAVDVDPDASVEFLRVAPA, from the coding sequence ATGAAAACCGCACTCATCACTGGCGCATCCCGAGGCATTGGCCGTGCCATTGCCGAGGAGCTGGGCAAAGACCACCACATCCTGGTGGGGGCGTCGACAGACGCGTCAGAGGTCGTCGATAAGCTGCCCAGCGCTGAACCGTTCGAGGTCGATCTACGCGACGAGCAGGCGATCGTCGAGGCCGCACGCACGGTCGAGAATGTCGATGTCGTCGTCCACGCCGCAGGCGTGCTGCACAAGGCGCCGTTCGATGAGCTCGACGCCGAGCAGTGGCGCGAGACGATGGACATCAACGTGCTCGCGCCCGTCACCCTCACGCGCGAGCTTCTGCCCGCTTTACGACGCTCGCGTGGTCTCCTCATCACCATCAATTCCGGCGCCGGCTTCCACGGCGTTGAAGAGAACACTGCGTACTGCGCCTCCAAATTTGCGCTGCGCGGGTTCACCGACGCCCTTCGCCTGGAGGAGAAAGGGCGCATCCGCGTGACCTCAATCCACCCGGGGCGCACTGACACTGACATGCTTGCCGACCCGAAGCACGGCGACCGCCCGAAGATGGACCCGGGCAATGTCGCGCGCGCTGTCCGTCTCGCCGTGGATGTCGACCCCGATGCGAGTGTCGAATTCTTGCGCGTCGCACCTGCTTGA
- a CDS encoding siderophore ABC transporter substrate-binding protein produces MKRSIFRRPAFGVAAVMAAASLTLVGCTAADDGSTGTSETSAEAEAGQTVTIEDNEGSKEVPVNPASVVALDNRSFEILDEWGVQPTAAARALVPETIPGIADNEDIVDIGNHREPNLEAIVAAEPQVIISGQRFSQYNSDIEQLVPDATLVDLEPREGEPLDQEFIRQVEGLGKIFGHEEDAQKMIDDFNAALERARNAYNKDMKVMAVNVSGGEIGYVAPKVGRTWGPLFDMLGLTPALEIEDGSDDHQGDDISVEAIAEANPDFMMVLDRDAGVRTEDSAPAQKVLDDSQALKNVAAIQNDGIYIAPADTYTNESIITYTEILNGLADKWEAAA; encoded by the coding sequence ATGAAACGATCCATTTTCCGCCGTCCGGCATTCGGCGTTGCCGCAGTCATGGCGGCCGCCTCTCTGACTCTCGTCGGCTGCACCGCGGCGGACGACGGCAGCACCGGAACTTCGGAAACGTCGGCGGAAGCCGAAGCGGGGCAGACCGTCACCATCGAGGACAATGAAGGCAGCAAAGAAGTTCCGGTGAACCCGGCATCGGTCGTGGCGCTGGACAACCGCAGCTTCGAAATTCTGGACGAGTGGGGTGTGCAGCCAACCGCCGCGGCGCGTGCGCTGGTTCCGGAGACCATTCCGGGAATTGCGGATAACGAGGACATCGTCGACATCGGCAACCACCGCGAGCCGAACCTCGAGGCCATCGTGGCCGCTGAACCTCAGGTAATCATCTCGGGCCAGCGTTTTTCCCAGTACAATTCCGATATTGAGCAGCTAGTGCCCGACGCGACGCTGGTCGATCTCGAGCCGCGCGAAGGCGAGCCGCTGGACCAGGAGTTCATCCGCCAGGTAGAGGGGCTGGGTAAGATCTTCGGCCACGAGGAGGATGCGCAGAAGATGATCGACGACTTCAACGCGGCTCTCGAGCGGGCGCGCAACGCCTACAACAAGGACATGAAGGTCATGGCTGTCAATGTCTCCGGCGGAGAGATCGGCTACGTCGCACCGAAGGTGGGGCGCACGTGGGGCCCGCTGTTCGACATGCTCGGCTTGACTCCGGCGCTCGAGATTGAGGATGGCTCCGACGACCACCAGGGCGACGACATCTCGGTCGAGGCGATTGCCGAGGCGAACCCGGACTTCATGATGGTGCTCGACCGCGACGCCGGCGTCCGCACAGAAGACTCCGCGCCTGCCCAGAAGGTGCTCGATGACAGCCAGGCTCTCAAGAACGTCGCCGCGATCCAAAACGACGGCATCTACATCGCACCTGCGGACACCTACACCAACGAGTCGATCATCACCTACACCGAGATCCTCAATGGCCTCGCCGACAAGTGGGAAGCAGCTGCTTAG
- a CDS encoding iron chelate uptake ABC transporter family permease subunit yields MTTETTSARVRHVGAFQSSTSKRRYWIILSCLVIAALLCSWGLLSYGNPMDPSTRGYWLIAQRRANSILVMAVVALCQATATVAFHTVTGNRIITPSIMGFEALYVAVHTSTVYFFGAVGLTNARNLEMFVIQLVIMVGFSLLLYSWLLTGSNNMHAMLLIGVVIGGGLGSLSTFMQRMLTPSEFDVLTARLFGSVNNADPEYFPVAIPLALGAALLVFIHSRTLNVVALGREPAINLGVNHKAHAIYVLVLISVLMAVSTALVGPMTFLGFLVATLAYQCADTYDHRYIFPMAVLIGFVVLASAYFVMNHIFYAQGIVSIIIELVGGTVFLVMILRKGTL; encoded by the coding sequence GTGACAACAGAGACCACCTCCGCTCGAGTAAGGCACGTGGGGGCGTTCCAGTCGTCGACAAGCAAACGGCGCTACTGGATCATCCTGTCGTGCCTGGTGATCGCGGCCCTGCTGTGCTCGTGGGGCCTGCTCTCATACGGCAATCCGATGGATCCTTCGACGCGCGGCTACTGGCTCATCGCGCAACGGCGGGCCAACTCCATTCTGGTCATGGCCGTCGTGGCGTTATGCCAGGCGACGGCGACGGTCGCGTTCCACACCGTGACGGGCAACCGCATCATCACGCCGTCGATCATGGGATTCGAGGCGCTGTACGTGGCGGTCCACACCTCGACTGTCTACTTCTTCGGGGCGGTAGGGCTGACTAATGCCCGAAATCTCGAAATGTTCGTGATCCAGCTGGTGATCATGGTCGGCTTCTCCTTGTTGCTGTATTCGTGGTTGCTGACGGGAAGTAACAACATGCACGCGATGCTGCTCATTGGCGTGGTGATTGGCGGCGGTCTCGGGAGCTTGTCGACGTTCATGCAGCGCATGCTCACCCCAAGCGAATTTGACGTGCTCACAGCGCGCCTGTTCGGCTCGGTGAACAACGCCGACCCGGAATACTTCCCGGTGGCCATTCCGTTGGCGCTGGGAGCTGCGCTGTTGGTCTTCATTCATTCGCGCACGCTCAACGTCGTTGCTCTCGGGCGCGAACCCGCGATCAACCTCGGCGTGAATCACAAAGCGCACGCGATTTACGTGCTGGTTCTCATCTCCGTCCTCATGGCGGTCTCGACCGCGCTGGTGGGGCCAATGACTTTCCTCGGCTTCCTCGTGGCCACGCTCGCGTACCAATGCGCCGACACCTACGACCACCGCTACATCTTCCCGATGGCAGTACTCATCGGATTTGTGGTGCTGGCCAGCGCGTATTTTGTAATGAACCACATCTTCTACGCACAGGGAATCGTGTCGATCATCATTGAATTGGTGGGCGGCACAGTCTTCCTCGTCATGATCCTGAGAAAGGGGACGCTGTGA
- the ftsX gene encoding permease-like cell division protein FtsX, producing MNWNFIFREGFRGLGRNLTMTIALIITTALSLALVGAGILMSKVTSETKDLYLDRVEVMVELNEEISAGDKDCSSTSCAEVRDKLQADDRVESVTFRNREQSYERFVELFQESDPVLVQETSKDSMPAALHVRLEDPTNTEPIDAVRDMPQVDYVADQASDVRGVADSLDSFRNATFIIAAAQALAAAFLIANMVQLAAYSRREEIGIMRMVGATRWFTQAPFILEALISVFIGAVIATVGVWAIKSQIVDPMLAGVYENLLIAKLSDGAVWTVMPLVGLVALVASGLVAQVALRSYVRK from the coding sequence ATGAACTGGAATTTCATTTTCCGTGAGGGCTTCCGCGGCCTTGGCCGTAACCTCACTATGACGATCGCGCTGATCATCACCACCGCACTGTCGCTGGCGCTGGTCGGCGCGGGCATCCTCATGTCCAAGGTCACCAGCGAGACGAAGGACCTCTACCTCGACCGCGTGGAAGTGATGGTGGAGCTGAACGAGGAGATCTCGGCGGGGGACAAGGACTGTTCGTCGACAAGCTGCGCGGAAGTGCGAGACAAGCTGCAGGCGGACGACCGCGTCGAGTCCGTGACGTTCCGCAACCGCGAGCAGTCTTACGAGCGTTTCGTGGAGCTGTTCCAGGAATCCGACCCGGTGCTGGTGCAGGAGACGTCGAAGGACTCGATGCCGGCGGCGTTGCACGTGCGGCTGGAGGATCCGACGAACACGGAGCCGATCGATGCCGTGCGCGACATGCCGCAGGTGGACTACGTGGCCGACCAGGCCAGCGATGTGCGTGGCGTCGCCGATTCGCTCGATTCGTTCCGCAACGCGACGTTCATCATTGCCGCGGCGCAGGCGCTGGCCGCCGCGTTCCTGATCGCGAACATGGTGCAGCTGGCCGCATACAGCCGCCGCGAGGAGATCGGCATTATGCGCATGGTGGGCGCGACGCGCTGGTTCACGCAGGCGCCGTTCATTCTCGAGGCGCTGATCTCCGTGTTCATCGGCGCGGTCATCGCGACGGTGGGCGTGTGGGCGATCAAATCGCAGATCGTCGACCCGATGCTCGCGGGCGTGTACGAGAACCTGCTCATCGCGAAGCTTTCCGACGGCGCCGTGTGGACCGTCATGCCGCTCGTCGGCCTCGTCGCTCTTGTTGCATCGGGCCTGGTCGCTCAGGTAGCGTTGCGCTCTTACGTGCGAAAATAG
- a CDS encoding DUF3239 domain-containing protein → MNRFHFDVDEDFAKKHNEMLRDTRKVTISGISLFVICVVAAVLLWTLTPDNSAWGWFGVIGLVPFGIVMLIVGLMVPRSVGGAQELYDRYPLVPAVIAEVNPRDVMLMALVNINVDETIPPKYGAALRTVSSIPGIDEPKVGTKVPSVAVGGRRTTRDKDHWQEVTPMPIAWATPDRDVVKQARAAIPQEQWNKLDKARAKLDDVKATRMNLLPLK, encoded by the coding sequence ATGAATCGCTTTCACTTCGACGTCGACGAAGACTTCGCCAAAAAGCACAACGAAATGCTGCGCGACACCCGCAAGGTGACTATTTCCGGCATCAGCCTGTTCGTGATCTGCGTCGTCGCGGCCGTGTTGCTGTGGACGCTCACCCCCGATAACTCCGCGTGGGGCTGGTTCGGCGTGATCGGGCTCGTGCCCTTCGGCATCGTCATGCTCATCGTCGGCCTGATGGTTCCGCGCTCCGTCGGCGGCGCGCAGGAGCTTTACGACCGCTACCCTCTCGTCCCGGCCGTCATCGCCGAGGTCAATCCGCGCGATGTAATGCTCATGGCGCTAGTCAACATCAACGTCGACGAGACCATCCCGCCGAAGTACGGAGCGGCCTTACGCACGGTCTCTTCCATCCCCGGCATCGACGAGCCGAAGGTGGGCACCAAGGTGCCGTCAGTCGCAGTCGGCGGCCGCCGCACCACGCGCGATAAGGACCATTGGCAAGAGGTCACCCCGATGCCGATCGCATGGGCCACGCCTGACCGCGACGTCGTCAAGCAAGCGCGCGCCGCAATCCCGCAGGAGCAATGGAACAAGCTCGACAAAGCACGGGCCAAGCTTGACGACGTCAAAGCCACCCGCATGAACCTCCTCCCCCTTAAATAA
- a CDS encoding purple acid phosphatase family protein produces MQSKSTSFKLLAVLTGTTVVLAACSPNNENASETNTDAETVTNTETEAQEVDPVYGEKNGLDLIELQDDKPEVAEVEVDNEPDRIAMNITEDPSTEMAFNWYTKDDLDDSMLRVSDQEDMSGAMEFPAETTEVTSRYAERDKDGYYIYASATTDEDGKFILNDEGKPEELKGYFTDEQITRENTKWTSEGPKLGFLELQDVKENSNKSKATGLEPGKKYYFQVGSESEGFSETGTFTTSDPNKDEVQFIHYTDTQNAYWNANVNNEAAYGANTLEKAMEVAPDATFAVHTGDFVETAAVEDEWVDNLNMSRKANMNLPHAYTSGNHDEYNLLWEDDKDLTAFNEHTNAPVTDDAIDGGSYYSYDHSGVHFVVLNTNDNKESDDNPDGGAIGKKQMEWAKQDISAAREAGAKWIVLTYHKPVYSASYHALQDEDVQVTREEFVKIADELGVDVVLQGHDHNLTRTKSLVYTPDNFSYGEVEETEKEDIDGVEHHVNPEGVTYIIPNTSGTKAYDAIYKKGVDHVHKVRPKLDWMTEEDVEIWNGLYDVAEQPQDSPKFEHKHENYRQSTVQCFAVYTVTDETFKIDFYKVKGDLHEGEEREVELYNSYGIVKK; encoded by the coding sequence GTGCAATCCAAATCCACATCTTTCAAGCTGCTCGCCGTACTGACCGGTACGACGGTCGTCCTGGCTGCGTGCTCGCCGAATAACGAGAACGCATCCGAGACCAACACCGACGCCGAGACAGTGACGAACACCGAGACCGAGGCGCAGGAAGTCGACCCGGTCTACGGCGAGAAGAACGGCCTCGACTTGATCGAGCTCCAGGACGACAAGCCTGAGGTCGCCGAGGTCGAGGTCGACAACGAGCCGGACCGCATCGCCATGAACATCACGGAGGATCCGTCCACCGAGATGGCGTTCAACTGGTACACGAAGGACGACCTCGACGACTCGATGTTGCGTGTCTCCGACCAGGAAGACATGTCCGGCGCGATGGAATTCCCGGCAGAGACCACCGAGGTCACCAGCCGCTACGCGGAGCGCGACAAGGACGGTTACTACATCTACGCCTCCGCCACCACCGACGAGGACGGAAAGTTCATCCTCAACGATGAAGGCAAGCCGGAAGAGCTCAAGGGCTACTTCACCGACGAGCAGATCACCCGCGAGAACACCAAGTGGACCTCCGAGGGCCCGAAGCTCGGCTTCCTCGAGCTGCAGGATGTGAAGGAGAACTCCAACAAGAGCAAGGCCACCGGCCTCGAACCGGGCAAGAAGTACTACTTCCAGGTCGGCTCCGAATCCGAGGGCTTCTCCGAGACCGGCACCTTCACCACCTCCGATCCGAACAAGGACGAGGTGCAGTTCATCCACTACACCGATACCCAGAACGCGTACTGGAACGCGAATGTGAACAACGAGGCGGCCTACGGCGCTAACACGCTGGAGAAGGCGATGGAGGTCGCGCCTGACGCCACCTTCGCTGTCCACACCGGCGACTTCGTCGAGACCGCGGCGGTCGAGGACGAGTGGGTCGACAACCTCAACATGTCCCGCAAGGCGAACATGAACCTGCCGCATGCCTACACTTCCGGCAACCACGACGAGTACAACCTCCTGTGGGAAGACGACAAAGATCTCACCGCCTTCAACGAGCACACCAACGCTCCGGTCACCGACGACGCCATCGACGGCGGCTCCTACTACTCCTACGACCACTCCGGTGTCCACTTCGTTGTCCTGAACACCAACGACAACAAGGAGTCCGACGACAACCCGGACGGCGGCGCCATCGGCAAGAAGCAGATGGAGTGGGCCAAGCAGGACATCTCCGCAGCCCGCGAGGCCGGTGCCAAATGGATCGTGCTGACCTACCACAAGCCGGTTTACTCCGCGTCCTACCACGCACTGCAGGACGAGGATGTCCAGGTCACCCGTGAAGAGTTCGTCAAGATCGCCGACGAGCTCGGCGTTGACGTTGTGCTCCAAGGCCACGACCACAACCTGACCCGCACCAAGTCCCTCGTCTACACCCCGGACAACTTCTCCTACGGCGAGGTCGAGGAGACTGAAAAGGAAGACATCGACGGCGTTGAGCACCACGTCAACCCGGAGGGCGTCACCTACATCATCCCGAACACCTCGGGCACCAAGGCGTACGACGCGATCTACAAGAAGGGCGTCGACCACGTCCACAAGGTCCGCCCGAAGCTGGACTGGATGACTGAGGAAGACGTCGAGATCTGGAACGGCCTCTACGATGTGGCTGAACAGCCGCAGGATTCCCCGAAGTTCGAGCACAAGCACGAGAACTACCGTCAGTCCACGGTCCAGTGCTTCGCGGTATACACCGTCACCGACGAGACCTTCAAGATCGATTTCTACAAGGTCAAGGGCGACCTCCACGAGGGCGAAGAGCGTGAAGTCGAGCTCTACAACTCCTACGGCATCGTGAAGAAGTAA
- a CDS encoding sulfite exporter TauE/SafE family protein, which translates to MTVLSGLLLFAMGIMAGIINSAVGSGSLLTLPVLLAIGVPPGVAVRTNTIGMMFASFGSAWGFRNETKKELPYLGPLIVATIVGAAAGSLLLLFTPSSALDWVIPILIVVALLLVIFQQRFVKAFSKNQAVLEEESEGTVGEPYKRPGLVGAMGLASMYGGFFTAAQGVLYMAIMGVGTGHPFKDVNPVKNFLSMIVNTVAALVYLIAFLFFGAEVLWVGVLILAAGGLIGGLVGSRIAKRLSNKFLKGLIVVVALYALVRQFV; encoded by the coding sequence ATGACCGTTTTATCCGGACTGCTGCTATTCGCCATGGGCATCATGGCCGGCATTATCAACTCCGCCGTCGGCTCTGGTTCTCTTCTGACTCTGCCCGTCCTATTGGCGATCGGCGTGCCGCCTGGGGTCGCGGTGCGTACCAACACTATCGGCATGATGTTCGCGTCGTTCGGTTCCGCGTGGGGCTTTAGGAACGAGACGAAGAAGGAATTGCCGTACCTCGGTCCCCTGATCGTCGCGACCATCGTGGGCGCCGCGGCCGGTTCCTTGCTGCTCCTGTTCACGCCGTCTTCGGCTTTGGACTGGGTCATTCCGATTCTGATTGTCGTTGCGCTGCTCCTGGTTATCTTCCAGCAGCGTTTTGTCAAGGCTTTTTCCAAGAACCAGGCGGTCTTGGAGGAGGAGAGCGAGGGGACCGTGGGGGAACCGTACAAGCGCCCCGGGCTGGTCGGTGCTATGGGGCTCGCGTCGATGTATGGAGGCTTCTTCACCGCAGCGCAGGGCGTTCTCTACATGGCGATCATGGGTGTCGGCACCGGTCATCCGTTCAAGGACGTTAATCCAGTCAAGAACTTCCTTTCGATGATCGTGAACACGGTCGCCGCGCTGGTTTACCTGATCGCTTTCCTGTTCTTCGGCGCCGAGGTGCTCTGGGTCGGAGTGCTCATCCTGGCGGCCGGTGGCCTTATCGGTGGCCTCGTGGGCTCCCGCATTGCCAAGCGTCTGTCCAATAAGTTCCTCAAGGGCCTCATTGTCGTCGTGGCTCTGTACGCGCTCGTGCGCCAGTTCGTGTAG